Below is a genomic region from Streptomyces roseoviridis.
CCCGCGCCCGTCGGGGAACCGCGGTCCGCCCCCTCGCGGTCCTCCGGCCCACCGCCGTCGCCCCACCGGCCACGGCATGATGGTCCCCGTGCCCCAGCCCACCCCGAAGCACTCGACCGCCCCGGGTCAGGCCCCGCTGCTCCGCCGCGCGCCCGTCCAGCAGCGCAGCGCCGCACGCCTCGCCCGCATCCTCGACGCCTGCGCCGAACTCCTCGACGAGACCGGCTACGAGGAGCTGAGCACCCGCGCCGTCGCCGCCCGCGCCGGCGTCCCCATCGGCTCCGTCTACCGCTTCTTCGGCAACAAGCGCGCCATGGTCACCGCCCTCGCCCACCGCAACCTCGACAGCTACGCCGCCCGGATCACCGCCGGGCTCGCCGCGCTGCCGCCCGCCGACGCCCGGGGCGCCATCGACGCCGTCCTCGACGCGTACCTCGCCATGAAGCGGACCGTGCCCGGCTTCGGCCTCGTCGACTTCGGCATCCCCGCCCCCGTCCCGCCCGCCGGCGAGACCGCCGAGGAGGACCCCAACCGGCGGGTCGCCGAACGCATCTGCCGCCTGCTCGCCGCCTCGCTGGACCGGCCCGCCGACGAGACCCTGCTCCGCAAGGTCCTCGTCTGCGTCGAGGCCACCGACGCCCTCCTCCGCCTCGCCTTCCGCACCGACCCGTCCGGCGACCCCGCCCTGGTCGCCGAGACCCGCGCGCTCCTGCACGCCTACCTCGCGCCCGCCCTCCGGTAGGCCCCCGGCCCCTCGTCCGTGCGGGCCCCTGTCCCACCTCCCTACCGGTCGGTATGCTCGCACCTGCCCGCGCGCCACCGCCGTCGCCCCTGGGAGACCCCATGTCCTCCGCCCCCTCCACCGCCCTGCGCATCTGCCCCCTGTGCGAAGCGACCTGCGGACTGACCCTCACCGTCGACGGCGGCCGGGTCACGGCCGCCCGAGGCGACCGCGACGACGTCTTCAGCCGGGGCTTCATCTGCCCCAAGGGCGCCGCGTTCCCCGAGGTCGACGCCGACCCCGACCGGCTCACCAGCCCGCTCGTCCGCGAGAACGGCGTCCTGCGCGAGGCCGGCTGGGACGAGGCGTTCGACCGCATCGCCGCCCGCATGCGGCCGCTGATCGAGGAACACGGGCCCAACGCCGTCGGCGTCGTCCTCGGCAACCCCAACGTCCACACCGTCGCCGGCGCCCTCTACCCGCCGCTGCTGATCGGCGCCCTCGGCACCCGCAACCTGTTCACCGCCTCCACCGTCGACCAGATGCCCAAGCACGTCTCCAGCGGACTGCTCTTCGGCGACGCCTTCGCCATCCCCGTGCCGGACCTCGACCGCACCGACCACCTCCTGATGCTCGGCGCCAACCCGCTCGACTCCAACGGCAGCCTGTGCACCGCCCCCGACTTCCCCGGGCGCCTCAAGGAGCTGCGCCGGCGCGGCGGCACCCTCACCGTCGTGGACCCGCGCCGCACCCGCACCGCCCGGCTCGCCGACCGCCACCTCGCCCTCCGCCCCGGCACCGACGCCCTCTTCCTCGCCGCCCTCGTCCACACCCTCTTCGCCGAGGACCTGACCGACCTGGGCCACCTCGCCGCCCACGTCGAAGGCGTCGACGAAGTCCGCCGGGCGGTGGAGGACTTCAGCCCCGAGGCGGTCGCCGCCCCCTGCGACCTGGACGCCGAGGCCATCCGGACCACCGCCCGCGAACTGGCCGCCGCACCCACCGCCGCCGTCTACGGACGCATGGGGTCCTCCACCGTCGCCTACGGCACCCTCGGCAACTGGCTCGTCGACGTCCTCAACGTCCTCACCGGCAACCTCGACCGGCCCGGCGGCGCCCTCTTCCCGCTGTCCGCGACCGCCCCCGCGCCCCGCCCGGCCGGGCCCGGCAAGGGCTTCGCGCTCGGCCGCTGGACCAGCCGGGTCTCCGGTCACCCCGAGGCCAAGGGCGAACTGCCGCTCGCCGCCCTCGCCGAGGAGATCGACACCCCGGGGGAGGGGCGCATCCGGGCCCTCATCACCATCGCCGCCAACCCCGTCCTGTCGGCCCCCGACGGCCGGCGCCTCGACGCGGCCCTCGCCTCCCTCGACTTCATGGTCGCCGTCGATCCGTACCTGGGCGAGACCGCCCGGCACGCCGACGTCGTCCTGCCCCCGCCGCCGCCCTCCCAGAGCGCCCACTTCGACTTCGCCTTCAACGGCTTCGCCGTCCGCAACCAGGTCCGCCACACCCCGCCCGCCGTCCCGCTCGGCGACGGCCGCATGGACGAGTGCGAGATCCACGCCCGGCTGATCCTCGCCGTCTCCGGCATGCACGGCGCCCCGCCCGAGGCCGTCGACGCACTCGCCGTCGACAGCACCCTGGCCAAGGCCGTGACCCAGGAGCACTCGCCCGTGTACGGCGAGGACCCCCGGGCCGTCGCCGCCCGCCTCACCGGCGCCACCGGACCCGAGCGGCGCCTCGACCTGATGCTGCGCCTCGGCCCGTACGGACGCTCCCACGGACTCACCCTCGACTCCCTGCGCGCCGCCCCGCACGGCATCGACCTCGGTCCGCTGCGGCCGCGGCTGCCCGGTCTCCTCAAGACCCGCAGCGGCCGGATCGAGCTGCTGCCCGCCCCGATCGCCGCCGACCTGCCCCGACTGCGCGCCGCGCTCGGCTCCGTACCCGATCCCGGCACCCTCCAGCTCGTCGGCCGGCGCCACCTGCGCTCCAACAACAGCTGGCTGCACAACGTCCCCGCCCTCACCGGCGGCTCCAACCGCTGCACCCTCCAGATCCACCCGGAGGACGCCGCCCGGCTCGGCCTCGAAGCCGGTGCCCTCGCCCGGGTCAAGGGGGAGGGCGGCGAGCTGGAGGCCGAGGTGGAGATCACCGACACGGTGCGTCCGGGCGTCGTCAGCCTCCCGCACGGCTGGGGCCACGACCGCCCCGGCACCCGGCTCGGGGTCGCCTCCCGGCGGCCCGGCGTCAACGTCAACCAGCTGCTCGACGGCTCACGGCTCGACCCCCTGTCGGGCACCGCCGTCCTCAACGGCTTCCCCGTCCACGTATCACCGCTGCTGTGACCTGGGGTTTTGCTCGTATTGCTCACACGTGAACATCTTGTTGACGCCGGAAGGGGCCACCTAACGTCATCCGCACCGCCGCTCTGGCGGGAGTTCAAGGGTGAACGTGAGGTGTCCTCCCATGCTGACCGTCCTCGGCTTCGCCATGATCGCGACCTTCCTGGTCCTGATCATGATGAAGAAGATGTCGCCGATCGCGGCGCTCGTGCTCATTCCCGCGCTGTTCTGCGTCGCCGTCGGGCAAGGAGCCCAGCTGGGCGACTACGTCATCGAGGGGGTCGGCAAGCTGGCGCCCACGGCCGCGATGCTGATGTTCGCGATCGTCTACTTCGGCGTGATGATCGACGTCGGCCTGTTCGACCCGATCGTCCGCGGCATCCTGCGCTTCTGCAAGGCCGACCCGGTGCGGGTGGTGGTCGGTACGGCGGTGCTCGCCGCGATCGTGTCGCTCGACGGCGACGGCTCGACCACCTTCATGATCACGGTCTCGGCGATGTACCCGCTCTACAAGCGGCTCGGCATGAGCCTGGTCGTCATGACCGGTGTCGCCGCCATGGCCAACGGCGTCATGAACACCCTGCCCTGGGGTGGCCCCACCGCGCGCGCCGCCACGGCGCTCAAGCTGGACGCGGGGGACGTCTTCGTCCCGATGATCCCGGCGCTCGCGACCGGTCTGCTGTTCGTCCTCGCCCTCTCCTACGTCCTCGGCCGCCGCGAGCGCCGGCGCATCGGCTATCTCAGCCTGGACGAGGCCCTCGCGCCGACGACCGGGACGGTCCTGGTCGCGACGGGCGGCGCCGCCGGCGCGGGCGCCGGTACGGGTTCGGGCGGCGGTACGGGGTCGGCCGCCGGTACGGGTTCGGGCGGCGGTACGGGGTCGGCCGCCGGTACGGGTTCGGGCGGCGCGGCCGGTACGGACGGGGCCGACGGGGGCCTGGGGGCCGGGCTGCCCGAGGGCGGTGCGCCGCCGGCCGAGGAGGACGGCTTCCAGGGGCTCGACCCGGACCGCGCGACCCTGCGGCCGAAGCTGTACTGGTTCAACGCCGGTCTCACCGTCGCCCTGCTCGGCGCGATGATCCTCGAACTGCTGCCGATCCCGGTGCTCTTCCTGCTCGGCGCCGCGCTCGCGCTCACCGTCAACTTCCCGCAGATGGCCGACCAGAAGGCCCGTATCGCGGCCCACGCCGACAACGTCCTGAACGTCGCCGGCATGGTCTTCGCCGCCGCCGTCTTCACCGGCGTCCTCACCGGCACCGGCATGGTCAAGCACATGGCCGACTGGCTCGTCGGCGCCATCCCGGAGGGCATGGGCCCGCACATGGCCCTGGTCACCGGTCTGCTGAGCCTGCCGCTCACCTACTTCATGTCGAACGACGGCTTCTACTTCGGCGTGCTGCCGGTCCTCGCCGAGGCCGGCGCGGCACACGGCGTGTCGCCGCTCGAGATCGCCCGCGCGTCGCTCGTCGGCCAGGCGCTGCACATGTCCAGCCCACTGGTTCCGGCGGTGTACGTGCTCGTCGGCATGGCGAAGGTGGAGTTCGGCGACCACACCCGCTTCGTGGTGAAGTGGGCGGCCCTCACCTCACTGGTGGTCCTCGGGGCGGGGATCCTCTTCGGGATCGTCTAGAGGGCGAGGCCGTCCCTAGGGCCGGACGGGTGGAAGTGGGGCGGTGGCACGGCACGGTGTCACCGCCCGTCGTCATCTGATGACCAATAGTCAGATTATCGGCCTCATCGATCCGATATCGCTGTACGACTGGAGGAACCCCCATGACCGCTCTGTCCGTCCGCCCCCTGCTGTCGACCCTCGTGGCCGGCCTCGCCCTGGGCGCCGTCACCCTGGCCGGGGCGCCCGCCGCGTTCGCGGCCCCGGGTGACGACGGCGACATCAAGGTGCACCGCAAGGGCACCGACGAGCCCGACCAGAGCAACCACCCCAAGGTCTGCGAGTTCCACTTCGCGGCCTTCAACTTCCGGGACATCCCGGGCTCGCAGATCCGCTGGGACATCTACAACCAGCCCCCCACCAACTCCGAGTCGCTGCGCGACGGGCTCATCGCGCTCAACACCGCCGGCACCGGCTACAGCCCCGACATGTCGCTGCCCGACGGCCAGTACAAGGTCGAGGTGACCTGGACCGGCCAGATGGGCGCGAAGAAGAGCAAGGTCTTCCGGGTCGACTGCGAGAACGGCAACGGCGGCAACGGCAACGGCGGTCCCGGCGGCGGGAACGGCCACCACAAGCCGCCGCACGGCCCGGTCGGAGCGGGCGGCGGCGGAGTGGCGCAGACCATGGCCGCCGAGGAAGGCTCCGCGTTCGGCGTCGGATCGGCCCTCGCCGCGGGTCTCGCGGGCACCGCGGCTCTGGTCCTCGTCCGCCGTTCGCGCCGCCGCCGTGCCGATGGCGCCGCGTAGGTCCCCTTCCCCGCGCGGGACGGCCACCGCCGGCCGGGTCCCCGTCTCGTTCCCGGCGTCAGCGCCGGGCGAGCGGAGCCCGGGCCGGCCCCACCCGCGCGGGCCCGCCCGCCCGCGCGGCCGCACCACCACCCGCAGGCAGCGCCGGCTCCTCAGGCTCGCCAGAACCGTCGTCGTGACCGTGTCCCTGGTCACCGGCGGCGTCTGGTGGGCGCAGGGCGAGGAGCCGGCGGGCCCCGCGCCGGCCGCCGCCGCCGCGCACGGCGCGGCGGCACCGGCGGGGTCGGCCGGGGCGGAAGGAAAGGCGGGCGGGGGCGACGGTGCCGGCACCCCGCGCCGCGCGGCCCGGGCCACCGCCGAGCCCACGGCCCCGCCCGCGCCCCTGGGCCGGTCCCGGCCCACCACCCTCGCCGTCCCCGCGATCACCATCGAGGCCCCCGTCATGGGGCTGGGCCTCGACAGCGAGGGGCGGCTCGCGACCCCGCCGGTCGACAACCCGCGGATCGTCGGCTGGTACAAGAACGGCGTCACGCCCGGAGAGCGCGGCACCGCCGTCGTCGTCGGCCACCGCGACACCCGCACCGGGCCCGCGATCTTCATCAACCTCAACTCCCTCTCCCCGGGCAACACCGTCCGGATCGCCCGCGCCGACGGCCGCGTCGCCGTCTTCACGGTCGACCGGGTGCGGACCTACGCCAAGTCCGCCTTCCCCGACAAGGAGGTGTACGGCGCCGCGAACCGCCCCGAACTGCGCCTGCTGACCTGCGGCGGAAGCTTCCAGGCCAAGGAGGGGTACGCCTCCAACATCGTCGTGTTCGCCCACCTCACCGGCGTCGAACGGCAGATCTGACACGGGCGGCCCCACGCGGGAAGGGCCGTTCCGCCGGCCGTTCCGCCGGCCGTTCCGCCGGCCGTTCCGCCGGCCGTCCGTCCGGCCGGTCCGCCGGGGTCGCCCGACGGCGGGCCGAGGCCCCGGCGAGGACGGATCCGCCGGTTCACCGGCGCCGCTCCCGTGCGGGAGGGCCGTGGACACGGCGGGGGGTGGAGGGCGAGGATCGGTCCGCACCGGGAGAAGGGGCCTGGCGCCAAAAAACTAACAGCGCTAGTTTGGGTGTGCCCGTGCCCCGACATGCGAGGAGAGACAGCGGATGAAGGCCCACGACGCGATATACATCGGCGGGGAGTGGCGGGCCGCCGCCTCCTCGGAGACGATCGCGGTCACCGACCCGGCCACCGAGCAGGTCGTCGGCCACGTCCCGGCCGGCTCCGCCGAGGACGTCGACGCCGCCGTACGGGTCGCCCGCGCCGCCTTCCCCGGCTGGGCCGCGACCCCGCCCGCCGAGCGGGCCGCCCGGCTCGCCGCCCTCCGCGACGCGCTCGCCGCCCGCGCCGAGGAGATCGCCGCCACGGTCACCACCGAGCTCGGCGCCCCGCCGCAGCTCGCCGCCGCCGTGCACACCGGGCTGCCGATCGCCGTCGCCGGCTCGTACGCCGAACTCGCCGCCACCCACCCCTTCGAGGAGAAGGTCGGCAACTCCACCGTCTACTCCGAGCCGGTCGGCGTGGTCGCCGCGATCACGCCCTGGAACTACCCGCTCCACCAGATCGTCGCGAAGGTCGCCCCGGCCCTCGCCGCGGGCTGCGCGATCGTCCTCAAGCCCGCCGAGGACACCCCGCTCACCGCCCAGCTCTTCGCCGAGGCCGTCCACGAGGCCGGCGTCCCGGCCGGTGTCTTCAACCTGGTCACCGGGCTCGGCACGGTCGCCGGGCAGGCCCTCGCCGAGCACCCCGACGTCGACCTCGTCTCCTTCACCGGATCCACCGCCGTCGGCCGGAAGATCGGCGCCCTCGCCGGCGGCGCCGTCAAGCGGGTCGCCCTCGAACTCGGCGGCAAGTCCGCCAACGTGATCCTGCCGAGCGCCGACCTCGGCAAGGCCGTCGCCGTCGGCGTCGCCAACGTCATGTCCAACTCCGGCCAGACGTGCAGCGCCTGGACCCGGATGCTGGTGCACCGGGACCAGTACGACGAGGCGGTCCGGCTGGCCGCGACGGCCGTCGCCAAGTACGTCCCGGGTGAGCGCGTCGGCCCCCTCGTCAACGCCCGCCAGCGCGACCGGGTCCGCGGCTACATCGAGAAGGGCCTCGCGGAGGGCGCCCGGCTCGTCGCCGGCGGCCCCGAGGCCCCGCTCGAGACCGGCTACTACGTGGCCCCCACCGTCTTCGCCGACGTCACCCCCGAGATGACCATCGCCCAGGAGGAGATCTTCGGCCCGGTGGTCTCGATCATCCGCTACGAGGACGAGGCCGACGCCCTCGCCATCGCCAACGGCACCGTCTACGGTCTCGCCGGTGCCGTGTGGGGCGAGCCGGAGGAGGCCGTGGCCTTCGCCCGGCGGATGGAGACCGGCCAGGTCGACATCAACGGCGGCCGCTTCAACCCGCTGGCGCCGTTCGGCGGCTGGAAGCAGTCGGGCGTGGGCCGCGAGCTCGGCGCGCACGGCCTCGCCGAGTACCTCCAGACCAAGTCCCTGCAGTTCTGAGCGCCAGCGCCGTACTCGCCGAAGGAGCCCCCGCGTGATCCGCGCCGCCGTCCTGCCCGCCGTCGGTTCCCCCCTGGAGATAACCGGCATCGAACTGCCCGAGCCCGGCCCCGGCCAGGTCCGGGTCCGCCTCGCCGCCGCCGGCGTGTGCCACTCCGACCTGTCGCTGTCCAACGGCACCATGCGGCTGCCGGTGCCCGCCGTCCTCGGCCACGAGGGGGCCGGCACGGTCGTCTCCGTCGGGGAGGGCGTCACCCATGTCGCCCCCGGCGACGGGGTCGTCCTCAACTGGGCCCCGTCCTGCGGTGCCTGCCACCACTGCGGGCTCGGCGAGGTCTGGCTCTGCGCGAACGCCCTGGCCGGCGCCGCGCACGTCCACGCCCGCACCGAGGACGGCACCGAACTGCACCCCGGCCTCAACGTGGCCGCCTTCGCCGAGGAGACCGTCGTCGCGGGCAACTGCGTGCTGCCCGTGCCCGACGGCGTGCCGCTCACCGAGGCCGCCCTGCTCGGCTGCGCCGTCCTCACCGGCTGGGGCGCCGTCCACCACTCCGCCCGGGTCCGGGCCGGGGAGTCCGTCGCCGTCTTCGGGGTCGGCGGCGTGGGTCTGGCCACCCTCCAGGCCGCCCGGATCGCGGGGGCCTCGACCATCGTCGCCGTCGACGTCTCGCCCGAGAAGGAGGAGCTGGCCCGGGCCGCCGGCGCCACCGAGTACGTCGTCGCCTCCGAGAACACCGCCCGGCAGATCCGCGGCCTGACGGGCGGTCACGGCGCCGACGTGTCCGTCGAGTGCGTCGGCCGCGCCGCCACCATCCGTACCGCCTGGGACGCCACCCGGCGCGGCGGCCGCACCACGGTCGTCGGCATCGGCGGCAAGGACCAGCAGGTCGCGTTCAACGCCCTGGAGATCTTCCACTGGGGCCGCACCCTGTCCGGCTGCGTCTACGGCAACTCCGACCCGGCCCGTGACCTGCCGGTCCTCGCCGAGCACGTCCGCGCCGGCCGGCTCGACCTGAACGCCCTGGTCACCGAACGCATCACCCTGGAGGGCATTCCGGGCGCGTTCGACAACATGCTGGCGGGCAAGGGCGGCCGCGCGCTGGTCGTGTTCTAGCCACGGCCGCCCTCGGGCGGGTCGCCGACCGGTCCGTCAGGCCCTGTCCGCCGTCCCCGCCGAAGACGCCACGGGGGTCTTCGGCCGGGACCGGGACACGGCCACGCCCGCCAGGCACAGCGCGCCGCCCGCCATCGTCAGCAGCCCCGGCAGCTCGCCCAGCACCAGCCACGCCATCAGCACCACCAGGGCCGGCACCGCGTACGTCGTCGCGCCCATCCGGCCCGCCGTCGTACGGGCCAGGGCGTAAGCCCAGGTCGTGAAGGCGAGCGCGGTCGGGAACACCCCGAGGTAGACCATGTTCAGGGTCGCCGGCCACGGGGCCCGTGCCGCCTCCTCGACGAGCCGCCCGGCGAACGGCAGACAGCCCGCCGTGCCGACCAGACAGCCGAAGGTGGTCACCTGCAGCGCGCTGCCGTGAGCCAGCGCGGGCTTCTGGGCGACGACCCCGCCGGCGTACGCCACCGCCGCGAGCAGGCACAGCACCACGCCGAGCACCGAGGCGTGCCCCTGTCCGGAGCCTCCCGACATGGACAGGCCGACGGCCATCGCCCCCGCGAAGGACACGGCCATGCCGGCCAGCAGCCGCGGCGGCAGGGCCTCCTTCAGGAACCGGGCGCCGAGCAGGGCGATCAGGATGGGGCCGATGTTGACGACCATCGCGGCCGTGCCCGCGTCGACCTCCTGCTCGCCCCAGTTCAGCACCACCATGTACACCCCGAACCACAGCAGCCCCGAGGTCACGATCCCCGGCCAGGCGGCCCGCGGCGGAAATCCCTCACGCCGTATCAGGAGAACGGCTCCGAGGACCAGGGACCCGGCGAGGAGCCGCCCGAGGGCGAGGGCGCCGGGGGAGTAGGCGGCCCCGGCACTGCGGATGGAGACGAAGGCGGAGGCCCACAGGACGACGGTGACACCGGCGGCGGCGAGCGCGAGACGGGAGCTTCGGATCGGCATGGGACGACGTTAGGGCGTGGACCGTTCGGCGCTCACCGCAATATCGCCCGGGGACCCGGAGACCGAGACCCGGAGACCCGGTGACCGAGACCCGGGGACCCGGCGACCCGAGGAAACCGGGAGCCCGCTCGGCCCGGCGGCCGTCCCCGCGCCCGGGGCCCGCTCGGCCTGGCGGCCGTCCCCGCGCCCGGGGCCCGCTCGGCCTGGCGGCCGTCCCCGCGCCCGGGGCCCGCTCGGCCCGGACCCGGCCCGCCGGCGGGCCGCCCCGACTCCCCGCGCCGCATCAGCGCAGCGTCGCCGGCTCGATGCCCAGCACCGCGTGCAGCGCCCGTTCGCCGTCGGCGGTCACCTTCACCGCGCGTTCCGAGCCGATCCGTACGCACCATCCGGCGTCCAGCGCGTGCCGGCACAGGGCCGCGCCCGCGAGTCCGGCGAGGTGCGGACGGCGCTCGGTCCAGTCCAGGCAGCCGCGCGCGACGGGGCGCCGCCCCTTCGGCGCGAGGGGCATGCCGAGTTCCTCGAACCAGGCGAGCCCGTCCTCGGTGAGCGCGAACCCCGTGTCCTGGCGCAGCAGCCCCCGCACGGTCATCGCCTCCGTGAGGGCGATCCCGAGCCGGCCGGCGAGATGGTCGTAGCAGGTCCGCCCGCGCGCCATCGCCTGCCCCGCGCTCGCCTCCCGCAGGCCGCGCGGCGCCTCGGGCACGGCCGGTGCCGAGCGGGCGGCGAGGTCCTCGACGAGGTCCGCGACCCGGTCGTCGGCGAGCCGTACGTAGCGGTGCCTGCCCTGCCGTTCCTCGGCGAGGACCCCGCCCGCCACCAGCTTGCCCAGGTGCTCGCTGGTGGTGGACGGCGCGACGCGCGCGTGCCGGGCCAGTTCTCCGGCTGTCCAGGCCCGCCCGTCGAGCAGGGCGAGCAGGAAGGCGGCGCGGGTCTCGTCGGCGAAGAGTGCGGCGAGTGCGGCGAGGTCTTTGGCGGCCATGCGCCCCAGGATGCCGCAGTCACGGTTCGGCGTCCGCCGAAACGTATCGCCCGGTCCGGAGCGTCCGCCGTCCCGTCGCGCGCGGTCGTTACGCCCCGTCCCCCGCGTCGTGCTCCGGCCCGGTCTTGTGCGCCCCCGCCTCGTACTGCAGCGCCAACCCGTCGAGCAGCGCCCGCAGTCCCGTCTCGAACGCCACCCGGTCGACCTTCTCGCGCCGTTCGGCGAGCAGGTGCGCCTGCCCGAGGTGCGGGTAGTCCGCGGGGTCGTAGGCGGTCTCGTCGTCGACGAAGCCGCGGGCGAAGGAGCCCAGCGCCGAGCCCGTGACGAAGTACCGCATGAGCGCGCCGATGGAGGTGGCCTGGGCGGGCGGCCAACCCGCCCGGACCATCGCGCCGAAGACGGCGTCGGCGACCTTCAGGCCGGCCGGACGGCGGCCGGGGCCCTGGGCGAGGACGGGGACGACGTGCGGGTGGTCGGCGAGGGCGGCGCGGTAGGAGACCGCCCAGTCGTGCAGGGCCGTGCGCCAGTCCCGGGGGTCGTCGGGGGCGAACATCGACAGGTCGACCTTCGCGCTGACCGCGTCCGCGACCGCGTCGAGGATCTCGTCCTTGGTGCGGAAGTGGTTGTAGAGGGAGGGGCCGCTGACCCCGAGCTCGGCGGCGAGCCGCCGGGTCGAGAGGGCGGCGAGGCCCTCGGCGTCCACGAGCGCTCCCGCCGTCTCGACGATGCGTTCTCGGCTGAGGAGGGGCTTGCGCGGTCGGGCCATGGCGCACATAGTAGGCGTGCACCCAAAAACTAGCAGTGGTAATTAAACCGGTGAGGTGGCACGGTGGATCTGGGGCTGAGCGAGGAGCAGGAGGCCGTACGGCGGCTCGCGGAGGACTTCGTGGCCCGCGAGGTCACCCCGTACGCCGTCGAGTGGGACCGGGCCGAGAACGTCGACAGGGCGATCGTGAGGAAGCTCGGCGCCGTCGGCTTCCTCGGCCTGACGATCCCCGAGGAGTACGGCGGCTCCGGCGGCGACCACCTCTCCTACTGCCTCGTCACCGAGGAGCTGGGCCGCGGCGACTCCTCGGTCCGCGGCATCGTCTCCGTCTCCCTGGGCCTGGTCGCCAAGACCGTCGCGTCCTTCGGGAGCGAGGAGCAGAAGCGGACCTGGCTGCCCCGGCTCGCCTCCGGCGACGCCGTCGGCTGCTTCGGCCTCACCGAGCCCGGCACCGGCTCCGACGCCGGGAACCTCGCCACCCGCGCGGTCCGCGACGGCGACGCGTTCGTGATCAACGGCAGCAAGATGTTCATCACCAACGGCACCTGGGCCGATGTCGTGCTGCTCTTCGCCCGCACCACGGACGCCCCCGGCCACCGGGGCGTCTCCGCCTTCCTCGTCCCCGCGGACACCCCCGGCCTCACCCGCCGCGCCATCCACGGCAAGCTCGGGCTGCGCGGCCAGGCCACCGCCGAACTGGTCCTGGAGGACGTCCGGGTCCCCGCGGACGCCATGATCGGCCCCGAGGGCAAGGGCTTCTCCCTCGCCATGTCCGCCCTCGCCAAGGGCCGGATGTCGGTCGCCGCCGGCTGTGTCGGCATCGCCCAGGCCGCGCTCGACGCGGCCGTGCGCTAC
It encodes:
- a CDS encoding TetR/AcrR family transcriptional regulator, with the translated sequence MARPRKPLLSRERIVETAGALVDAEGLAALSTRRLAAELGVSGPSLYNHFRTKDEILDAVADAVSAKVDLSMFAPDDPRDWRTALHDWAVSYRAALADHPHVVPVLAQGPGRRPAGLKVADAVFGAMVRAGWPPAQATSIGALMRYFVTGSALGSFARGFVDDETAYDPADYPHLGQAHLLAERREKVDRVAFETGLRALLDGLALQYEAGAHKTGPEHDAGDGA
- a CDS encoding winged helix-turn-helix domain-containing protein, whose product is MAAKDLAALAALFADETRAAFLLALLDGRAWTAGELARHARVAPSTTSEHLGKLVAGGVLAEERQGRHRYVRLADDRVADLVEDLAARSAPAVPEAPRGLREASAGQAMARGRTCYDHLAGRLGIALTEAMTVRGLLRQDTGFALTEDGLAWFEELGMPLAPKGRRPVARGCLDWTERRPHLAGLAGAALCRHALDAGWCVRIGSERAVKVTADGERALHAVLGIEPATLR
- a CDS encoding acyl-CoA dehydrogenase family protein → MDLGLSEEQEAVRRLAEDFVAREVTPYAVEWDRAENVDRAIVRKLGAVGFLGLTIPEEYGGSGGDHLSYCLVTEELGRGDSSVRGIVSVSLGLVAKTVASFGSEEQKRTWLPRLASGDAVGCFGLTEPGTGSDAGNLATRAVRDGDAFVINGSKMFITNGTWADVVLLFARTTDAPGHRGVSAFLVPADTPGLTRRAIHGKLGLRGQATAELVLEDVRVPADAMIGPEGKGFSLAMSALAKGRMSVAAGCVGIAQAALDAAVRYAGEREQFGKPIASYQLVQELISDIAVDVDAARLLTWRVADLIDRGQEFATAASKAKLYASEAAVRAANNALQVFGGYGYIDEYPVGKLLRDARVMTLYEGTSQIQKLIIGRALTGVSAF